Below is a window of Tolypothrix bouteillei VB521301 DNA.
TTCCTGTTGCACCGATTGCTTCTCCAGTTTTGGTGCGTACCTCTAACACCTGCCCTGCGATCGGAGCGCGAATGTAGGATGCCGCTAACTCTGTTTCAGCCAGCTTGACGGCGGCGATCGCCTGGGATAGTTCAGCCTGAGCCACCCGCACATCAACTGGACGAACTTCTACAATTTGGTTTAGAGTCGCCTGGGCTTGTTTGATTTGGGCACGTAGCGTATCTGCGGTGCGATTGCGATTTGCCTGCACTTCCTTGAGTTGAGCTTGAGCTGTGTCTAACGTGAGTCGTAGCCGCTCCAGCACAGAAGCCGAGATCGCTCCTTCTTGATACAGTGACAAATAGCGATTGTATTCGGACTGTGCCACGTTTACTTCTGCCTGCCGTCGAGCGATGATTGCCGTCTGGCTGGTAATTTCTCCCTGCAACTCCTCCTGTAGCCGTACAATCTCCGCCTGTTGTGCTGAAATTTGCCCTAACTGTGCGCCCGCTTTGACCCGATCTAAATTGGCTTGTGCCACTCGCACCTGTTCTTGTGCTTGCAATAAGGCTGCTTGTAAGCGATCGCGGCTATCTAAAATGGCAATCACCTGATTGGCTCGAACTCGATCGCCGCGCTTAACCAGTAATTGTGCAATGCGATCGTTGTTTAATGTGGTCGGAGCCGCAACGCGCACCACTTCTGAAACAGGTTGCAGTCGTCCTAATGCAGTGACAGATTCATTAGCGGGAACCGTCACAACCGATCCAGTCGATTCTGGTTGGGTCAACGAAGACGTGTAATAGAATGAGACACCCGCGATCGCAATTCCTACGGCAAATAGAGCTAGCGTTGGGCGATTGAGCGTTTTGAGCGATTGCAATATCATTCCAACT
It encodes the following:
- a CDS encoding ABC exporter membrane fusion protein — encoded protein: MILQSLKTLNRPTLALFAVGIAIAGVSFYYTSSLTQPESTGSVVTVPANESVTALGRLQPVSEVVRVAAPTTLNNDRIAQLLVKRGDRVRANQVIAILDSRDRLQAALLQAQEQVRVAQANLDRVKAGAQLGQISAQQAEIVRLQEELQGEITSQTAIIARRQAEVNVAQSEYNRYLSLYQEGAISASVLERLRLTLDTAQAQLKEVQANRNRTADTLRAQIKQAQATLNQIVEVRPVDVRVAQAELSQAIAAVKLAETELAASYIRAPIAGQVLEVRTKTGEAIGATGIVDVGFTEQMEVVAEIYQTDIDRVRTGQLATITSEAFPGELRGTVQLIGLQVDRQEVFSNQPGENLDGRVVDVRIRLDKNSSKRVASLTNLQVQVRIQP